A section of the Longibacter salinarum genome encodes:
- a CDS encoding protein-disulfide reductase DsbD family protein, with the protein MRSSESEHPFASIPALAALMAVFITLTPGGLASCPVSSQPIPSQQTETSRQAEASYLSEPVSMGSDSTTASNVMWRAEARPQTVRPGETVTLRLEAEIRGDWHMYALDSPVGQALNVTVDSLPDGVAADPSLRQSPPDKEFDPNFQDEAYFFDESAEVRTAIRVSDGVEQGSHTLGGDIRYMVCNDDLCMPPRTTSFTVRVSIEAGEPRPAFVDADYEGLVRPEVAPSSSTEDVRSSDVASAGNSEGLWVFLLLAAGAGLGAFLMPCILPMVPLTVSHFANASSRGKSFRHASIYGITIIVTFTGLGALAAAVLGAAGAQAVAANPWVNLGIGAVLVVFALSLLGLFEVRMPQTVANVLNRQSDRRGGYTGSIFMGLTLTVVSFSCTAPFVGGLLAAASQGTWVYPVLGMLVFSSVLALPFVAFALFPDALERLPSSGPWMRVMKVTLGFVELAAALKFFSNADLVWNEGAAWLPRPLVIALTISLLLMAGAYLLGKLRITNEADAAGNAAAVGVGRSLAGALFLALGLYMAPGLWGAPLGGLDAYLPPSQADDPGRLVASSPGEDTRLSELNWHTDDIDAAMAKAEVSGKPVFVDFTGYTCTNCREMEANVFPKPIVSEHLRSDFVRLRLYTDSRKEGPALRRYQQDLIGTVALPSYAIITPAGEVKAQHSGMAAPDAFDRFLERGLSTARRVSQVAPERSQKREPLSSSNS; encoded by the coding sequence GTGCGTTCCTCGGAGTCCGAGCACCCCTTCGCATCCATCCCGGCCCTTGCTGCGTTGATGGCTGTTTTCATCACGCTAACTCCCGGTGGGCTCGCAAGCTGTCCGGTATCCTCCCAGCCGATCCCTTCTCAGCAAACCGAGACGTCGCGTCAAGCCGAGGCGTCGTACCTGAGTGAACCTGTGAGTATGGGGAGCGACTCCACAACGGCGTCTAACGTGATGTGGCGTGCGGAGGCGAGGCCGCAGACGGTCCGGCCGGGGGAAACGGTGACCCTGCGCCTGGAGGCCGAGATCCGCGGCGACTGGCACATGTACGCGCTCGACTCGCCCGTCGGTCAGGCGCTCAATGTCACGGTCGATTCGCTCCCCGACGGGGTCGCCGCCGACCCGTCTTTGCGGCAATCGCCGCCAGACAAAGAGTTCGATCCGAACTTTCAGGACGAGGCATACTTCTTCGATGAGTCTGCCGAGGTGAGAACTGCAATTCGGGTTTCAGATGGCGTCGAGCAGGGTTCTCATACTCTGGGCGGAGACATACGCTACATGGTGTGCAATGACGACCTCTGCATGCCTCCGCGTACGACGTCATTCACGGTGCGCGTTTCGATTGAGGCAGGCGAACCTCGCCCGGCCTTCGTGGACGCAGATTACGAAGGGTTGGTGCGTCCCGAGGTCGCTCCATCTTCTTCGACCGAAGACGTCCGCAGCAGTGATGTCGCCAGCGCCGGGAATAGCGAAGGACTCTGGGTCTTTTTGCTGCTGGCGGCGGGCGCAGGACTGGGCGCCTTTCTCATGCCCTGCATCCTGCCCATGGTGCCGCTCACGGTATCGCACTTCGCAAATGCATCCAGTCGTGGAAAATCGTTCCGACACGCGAGCATCTACGGAATCACGATCATCGTGACGTTCACCGGTCTGGGTGCACTCGCAGCAGCCGTACTAGGTGCGGCCGGGGCGCAGGCAGTCGCAGCCAACCCGTGGGTCAACCTGGGCATTGGTGCGGTACTGGTTGTTTTCGCCCTGTCTCTTCTTGGGCTGTTCGAGGTCCGGATGCCGCAGACGGTGGCGAACGTTCTGAATCGGCAGTCGGATCGCCGGGGAGGCTACACGGGATCGATCTTTATGGGCCTTACGCTCACCGTCGTTTCGTTTTCCTGCACAGCGCCGTTCGTAGGCGGATTGCTCGCGGCCGCTTCGCAGGGAACGTGGGTGTATCCCGTTCTGGGAATGCTCGTGTTCAGCAGCGTCCTGGCCCTCCCGTTTGTCGCGTTTGCGCTCTTTCCCGACGCGCTTGAGCGTCTTCCGTCATCGGGACCGTGGATGCGCGTTATGAAAGTGACGCTCGGCTTCGTCGAGCTGGCGGCTGCGTTGAAGTTTTTCTCCAATGCCGACCTCGTGTGGAATGAGGGGGCCGCGTGGCTGCCCCGGCCACTCGTGATCGCGCTCACCATTTCGCTGCTCCTGATGGCGGGCGCGTACCTTCTCGGCAAGCTTCGGATAACGAACGAGGCCGATGCTGCGGGCAATGCCGCCGCTGTTGGTGTGGGGCGGTCGCTCGCTGGTGCCCTTTTCCTAGCGCTCGGCTTGTACATGGCGCCGGGCCTCTGGGGAGCGCCCCTTGGCGGGCTCGACGCCTACCTTCCGCCGTCCCAGGCAGATGATCCCGGACGTCTCGTTGCCAGCAGCCCCGGTGAAGACACCCGGTTGAGCGAGCTCAACTGGCATACGGATGACATCGACGCGGCCATGGCCAAAGCAGAAGTGAGCGGGAAGCCGGTCTTCGTCGACTTCACCGGCTACACCTGCACCAACTGCCGCGAGATGGAGGCCAACGTGTTTCCAAAGCCGATCGTTTCGGAGCACCTTCGCTCCGACTTCGTGCGCCTGCGTCTCTACACAGATAGCCGCAAGGAAGGGCCCGCGCTTCGGCGCTATCAGCAAGACCTGATTGGAACGGTCGCGCTGCCGAGCTACGCGATCATAACGCCCGCCGGGGAGGTGAAGGCGCAGCACAGTGGCATGGCGGCCCCCGACGCGTTCGATCGATTTCTGGAGCGTGGGCTGTCGACTGCACGCCGTGTTTCTCAGGTCGCACCGGAGAGGTCGCAGAAAAGAGAGCCGCTCTCGTCTAGCAACTCATGA